A single Methanolobus sp. ZRKC5 DNA region contains:
- a CDS encoding tetratricopeptide repeat protein → MLFKNPALYVMILLAVFYLCPLADSLGPEASGLNAIGISLTKNGTYDEALIYYDKALEADPDNIQALDNKGSTLFLMGDYTEASKAYDRILSSYPDSPVALFKKALSLSGQEDYEGALIYYNRSLQLLSNESVSDYETIFDVGLFSFEEVPLKSEINYVDYDLRIPSIWYQKALALEALGRHNESLYYYDQILDFANSHSIELARRAGSLYELGKYNESISVYNEALGIEPDNTAYWYGKGLAYDGLGDFQNAITSYDRALEFEPDNINAHYNKALDLENMGQLEIAVKQYDALLTVDPYAVDAWYKMGKAYEQLGNFESALKAYDQFLIYEPENAEVWTHKGAVLDIMGKYSEAIEAYDKALKLGPDSTTVESFGSGAALFGVPVGVLDCYGSTPEFKSDSALLWFNKGLAFYKMADYESAIVALNNAGYIEPDFPIIWYKKANAYDSLELYDEAIDAYEKGLKIDNSCARVHYDLALDYDRLGEYNAAQKAYSRAVKLEPNFTAALYNRGLDLDNLGKYDDSVEVYDKVLELHPDSVDAWLRKGNALHELRRYEKAVVSYEQVLQLDPTHSVARFQLSVNQDLLGDINSSFSHYPKTSTFFGVMDEDIFSSDVLIWYTSDSFSNGNTNSLDNAEILGDVISYDKVWVSRGSTFENMLMTDKAIDSYTKAILLNPESAEAWASMAASYDQIGNYADAFVCYENAVLLEPGNLQAWYKKGLSHYNNGDNQLAVESFEKVLEKEPANYDALYFKASSYDDLGMYNESLQSYETILQKDTQNTDVWYRAGYAAYQLGTYDRSIDAFNNVLKYDPTNATVLKFQSSSAVELGRYEIALGFYERMLSVTPADSIAMFGQASVYEKLGKYEGAIETYDRILELEPGNPRALNSKGFTYYLMGNLASASSTFEMAASSDPNSASAWYHLGMLSYLRSSHTGSIYYYEKALEIDPSCTTGWYNKGFIHNILGDADAAVECYDKVLAIDPNSTSALYNKQFALYRIGKSVTADAAKEELDAIDPGFVASLDDRGTKFFLPSAYSDTLDYELPHRWYNSATA, encoded by the coding sequence ATGCTCTTTAAAAACCCTGCTCTTTATGTAATGATCCTTCTGGCAGTATTTTATTTATGTCCTTTAGCTGACAGCTTGGGACCGGAAGCCAGTGGCTTGAACGCTATTGGAATTTCCCTGACTAAGAACGGTACATATGATGAAGCTCTTATCTATTATGACAAAGCACTTGAAGCAGACCCTGATAACATTCAGGCACTAGACAATAAGGGTTCGACACTTTTTCTGATGGGGGATTACACCGAAGCATCAAAGGCGTATGACCGGATACTTTCCAGTTACCCTGATTCCCCAGTTGCTCTTTTCAAAAAAGCTCTTTCACTGTCAGGACAGGAAGACTATGAAGGGGCTCTTATCTATTATAACAGATCCCTTCAATTGCTATCAAATGAAAGTGTTTCTGATTACGAAACTATTTTTGATGTCGGTCTTTTTTCCTTTGAGGAAGTTCCCCTGAAATCAGAAATAAATTATGTAGATTATGACCTCAGAATTCCAAGTATATGGTACCAAAAAGCACTGGCACTTGAGGCTCTTGGAAGGCACAATGAATCCCTCTACTATTATGATCAAATCCTGGATTTTGCAAATTCACATTCAATCGAGCTTGCAAGGCGTGCAGGCAGTTTATATGAGCTTGGCAAATACAATGAATCCATAAGTGTTTATAATGAAGCGCTTGGGATCGAGCCTGACAATACTGCTTACTGGTATGGAAAAGGTCTTGCCTATGATGGCCTGGGTGATTTTCAGAATGCTATAACATCTTATGATCGGGCTTTAGAATTCGAACCTGACAATATCAATGCACATTATAATAAGGCTCTGGACCTTGAGAATATGGGGCAACTTGAAATTGCAGTGAAGCAATATGATGCACTTCTCACGGTGGATCCATATGCAGTTGATGCATGGTACAAAATGGGAAAAGCCTATGAGCAGCTTGGAAATTTTGAATCTGCCCTGAAAGCCTATGACCAGTTTCTCATTTATGAACCTGAAAATGCTGAGGTATGGACTCACAAAGGTGCTGTCCTTGATATCATGGGAAAGTATTCAGAGGCCATAGAAGCTTATGATAAGGCATTGAAACTTGGACCCGACAGTACAACAGTAGAGTCTTTTGGTTCGGGAGCTGCTCTATTCGGTGTTCCTGTGGGAGTTTTAGATTGTTACGGAAGTACTCCTGAATTCAAGTCCGATTCTGCTTTGCTGTGGTTTAACAAAGGTCTTGCTTTCTATAAGATGGCTGACTATGAAAGCGCCATCGTGGCACTTAATAATGCAGGCTATATTGAGCCTGATTTCCCAATTATCTGGTATAAAAAAGCCAATGCGTATGATAGTCTTGAGCTATACGATGAAGCCATTGATGCATACGAAAAAGGTTTGAAGATCGACAATTCATGTGCAAGGGTTCACTATGACCTTGCCCTTGACTACGATCGACTTGGTGAATACAACGCGGCCCAAAAAGCATATTCCAGAGCTGTAAAACTGGAGCCAAACTTCACAGCAGCTCTTTACAATAGGGGCCTTGATCTTGATAATCTCGGTAAATATGATGATTCTGTTGAAGTTTACGACAAAGTACTTGAGTTACATCCTGACTCTGTTGATGCATGGCTCAGAAAAGGCAATGCTCTGCATGAACTCCGCAGATACGAAAAAGCTGTGGTATCTTATGAACAGGTGCTTCAATTGGATCCGACTCATTCAGTGGCCAGATTCCAGTTGAGTGTGAATCAGGATCTACTTGGGGACATTAACAGCTCATTTTCACACTATCCGAAGACTTCCACGTTCTTTGGGGTAATGGATGAAGATATTTTCAGTTCGGACGTATTGATCTGGTATACTTCTGATTCGTTTTCAAATGGCAATACCAACAGTCTGGATAACGCAGAAATACTTGGAGATGTCATCAGTTACGACAAAGTGTGGGTTTCAAGGGGTTCTACCTTTGAAAATATGCTGATGACGGACAAAGCAATTGATTCTTATACAAAAGCCATACTTCTTAACCCGGAGTCTGCAGAGGCATGGGCAAGTATGGCGGCATCCTATGACCAGATTGGCAATTACGCTGATGCGTTTGTCTGTTATGAAAATGCAGTATTACTTGAACCCGGTAATTTACAGGCCTGGTACAAGAAGGGTCTTTCACACTATAATAACGGAGATAATCAACTGGCAGTTGAATCCTTTGAGAAGGTACTGGAGAAAGAGCCTGCAAATTATGATGCTCTTTACTTTAAGGCTTCATCCTACGATGATCTCGGTATGTATAACGAGTCTCTCCAGTCTTATGAAACCATACTGCAAAAGGATACCCAGAACACGGATGTATGGTACAGGGCAGGTTATGCTGCATACCAGCTTGGAACTTATGACAGGTCGATAGATGCTTTCAACAATGTTCTGAAATATGATCCGACAAATGCCACTGTGCTTAAATTCCAAAGCAGCTCCGCAGTAGAACTTGGAAGGTACGAAATTGCATTGGGTTTCTATGAAAGGATGCTTTCTGTTACTCCTGCAGATTCTATTGCAATGTTTGGGCAGGCATCAGTCTATGAAAAGCTTGGAAAATATGAGGGAGCAATTGAAACTTACGACAGGATCCTTGAATTGGAACCTGGTAATCCCCGGGCTCTGAACAGCAAAGGTTTTACTTACTATCTTATGGGCAACCTGGCAAGTGCCTCGTCAACATTTGAAATGGCAGCAAGTTCTGATCCGAACAGTGCATCTGCCTGGTATCATCTGGGTATGCTGTCGTACCTGAGGAGCAGTCACACAGGTTCAATCTATTATTATGAGAAGGCACTGGAAATTGATCCGTCATGCACTACTGGTTGGTATAACAAAGGTTTCATTCATAATATCCTCGGGGATGCCGATGCTGCAGTGGAATGCTATGATAAGGTGCTGGCCATCGATCCAAATTCCACATCTGCTCTTTACAATAAACAGTTTGCACTGTATCGTATCGGTAAATCCGTTACTGCCGATGCAGCAAAAGAGGAGCTGGATGCAATTGATCCGGGTTTTGTAGCTTCCCTTGATGACAGAGGTACTAAATTCTTCCTGCCATCTGCTTATAGTGATACACTGGATTATGAACTGCCTCATAGGTGGTACAACAGTGCAACTGCATGA
- a CDS encoding tetratricopeptide repeat protein has protein sequence MSKRARDMAFRHFNKGVSLIEKGLHEDALETLEQAEKQAKEAESPQILVAVLQTYADLLFSHDKKEAAVERYIAASDILEKNPEYMAPEQRASMFSNMGNALENMEKKEEARDKYETSAQIYRELIEKEPSNTSHISNAVSTLNNMGALLAEMRENDEALERFEEAFTLYEKTSENEKEDVEYQLKRTTILGNLLNIPVESTSGMDGERYEQLLEMYLEETRENNVESSKMLTALQNFARILENEGEHDAAFMKLQETLEIVSKQFDEDPDDPANRKMLTKLLRDMNRLLENEEQSDKLLEKYGSILEMSRKLLASMPSNTSYQLNVAFSLDIIGNLLKETGRVEEAMQRIEESVDIALQVLKIEFEDNSSLQAGVSIIEDMLALIELTDDIDTKLGFYEKLETKILTVSQESLEFGLINAEICYEIAKIFTEKGAYTEALDNFKKALMTFETVTHATGDDSKMNEVLENIAQTQLSLGQIDDALSSYIQLIKTGSSDRGYADRVDEILLEKERKADNTGNVEVLKKEYDNILDIRTELLGLVSDEHGKNATMIKELQGKIADIMVAMGQNREALQVYEQLQEMETTNIYLPKILKLLEKFKVSADTKQGSEELEMLEFLLTKYNKLLEMNGNDVSIHANRASVIENIAHVLSEKGETEESGYMCNYALDAYKVLAELEPENIFPIERVAALHARIAELATSQNNVDEAKARYEMSLQTYRSLMDANPSNTAHQLDYAGVLDGIGSFFLSMEMHTDAKKSYETALKTYAEIMEIEPDNPAYRSNVTITLQNLGYTLELMGRKEDALWMYETARKIDEGIE, from the coding sequence ATGTCCAAAAGAGCAAGAGATATGGCATTCAGGCACTTCAACAAAGGAGTAAGCCTCATTGAGAAAGGACTGCATGAAGATGCGCTTGAAACCCTTGAACAGGCTGAAAAGCAGGCAAAGGAAGCAGAATCACCTCAGATACTGGTAGCAGTATTGCAGACATACGCAGACCTGTTGTTTTCACATGATAAAAAAGAAGCAGCAGTTGAAAGATACATTGCAGCTTCTGATATCCTTGAAAAAAATCCGGAATATATGGCTCCTGAACAAAGAGCAAGTATGTTCAGCAATATGGGAAATGCCCTTGAAAATATGGAAAAAAAAGAAGAAGCAAGGGATAAATACGAGACATCTGCACAAATCTACAGAGAACTAATTGAGAAAGAGCCTTCAAACACATCACACATATCAAATGCAGTTTCAACACTCAACAATATGGGTGCACTCCTTGCGGAAATGAGAGAAAATGATGAAGCTTTAGAGAGATTTGAAGAAGCTTTCACGCTCTATGAGAAGACATCTGAGAACGAAAAAGAAGATGTTGAATATCAGCTCAAGAGAACCACAATACTTGGGAACCTGCTGAACATTCCTGTGGAAAGTACAAGCGGAATGGACGGAGAAAGATATGAGCAATTGCTGGAAATGTACCTTGAAGAAACACGTGAAAATAATGTTGAGTCTTCAAAAATGCTCACGGCTTTACAGAATTTTGCACGCATACTCGAAAACGAAGGAGAACATGATGCTGCATTTATGAAACTTCAGGAAACGCTGGAAATCGTTTCAAAGCAGTTTGACGAAGATCCAGATGATCCTGCTAACAGGAAGATGCTTACCAAGCTTCTTAGGGATATGAACAGGCTTCTGGAAAATGAAGAGCAATCGGATAAATTGCTGGAAAAATACGGATCGATCCTGGAAATGTCCAGAAAATTACTGGCATCCATGCCATCAAATACATCTTACCAGTTAAATGTAGCTTTTTCTCTTGACATTATTGGGAACCTGCTAAAAGAAACAGGCAGAGTTGAGGAAGCAATGCAAAGAATTGAAGAATCTGTTGACATTGCATTACAGGTCCTTAAAATTGAATTCGAGGATAATTCAAGCCTGCAGGCAGGAGTGTCTATTATAGAAGACATGCTTGCACTTATAGAACTGACAGATGACATTGATACTAAATTGGGTTTTTACGAAAAGCTGGAAACAAAGATTTTGACAGTGAGTCAGGAAAGTCTGGAGTTTGGACTGATCAATGCAGAAATTTGTTATGAAATTGCTAAGATATTTACCGAAAAGGGTGCTTACACAGAAGCTCTTGATAATTTCAAAAAAGCTCTCATGACGTTCGAAACTGTCACACATGCAACAGGGGATGATTCCAAAATGAATGAAGTTCTGGAAAACATAGCACAAACACAGTTAAGTCTTGGACAGATCGATGATGCTTTGAGCAGTTATATTCAGCTTATAAAGACGGGAAGCTCCGACAGAGGATATGCGGACAGAGTAGATGAGATACTACTTGAAAAGGAAAGGAAAGCGGACAACACAGGTAATGTAGAAGTCCTGAAAAAAGAGTATGACAACATACTGGATATCAGAACTGAATTACTTGGACTTGTATCCGATGAGCATGGAAAAAATGCAACCATGATCAAGGAACTACAGGGAAAGATAGCTGACATTATGGTTGCAATGGGACAAAACAGAGAAGCACTTCAGGTATATGAACAACTTCAGGAAATGGAAACCACAAACATATACCTGCCTAAAATACTCAAACTGCTTGAAAAGTTTAAAGTGTCAGCTGACACAAAGCAAGGGTCTGAGGAACTTGAAATGCTTGAATTCCTGCTTACAAAATATAACAAGCTGCTGGAAATGAATGGAAACGATGTTTCGATCCATGCCAACCGTGCATCTGTTATTGAGAACATCGCACATGTCCTTTCTGAAAAAGGAGAAACTGAAGAATCCGGGTACATGTGCAACTATGCCCTTGATGCATACAAAGTATTGGCTGAACTGGAACCGGAGAACATTTTCCCAATTGAAAGGGTTGCAGCCCTACATGCAAGAATAGCAGAGCTTGCAACAAGTCAGAATAACGTTGATGAGGCAAAAGCCAGATATGAGATGTCTCTTCAAACTTACAGGTCATTGATGGATGCGAATCCTTCAAACACAGCACATCAGCTTGATTATGCAGGAGTTTTAGATGGAATTGGTTCCTTTTTCCTTAGCATGGAAATGCATACTGATGCAAAGAAAAGTTACGAAACTGCCCTGAAGACCTATGCAGAAATTATGGAGATAGAACCTGATAACCCGGCATACCGCTCTAATGTGACCATTACACTGCAAAATCTTGGATATACCCTGGAACTAATGGGAAGAAAAGAAGATGCATTGTGGATGTATGAAACTGCCAGAAAGATAGATGAAGGTATTGAGTGA
- a CDS encoding HAD family phosphatase has protein sequence MLRSLIFDMDGVLVDSMMYHAQAWIQVSSEVGVNVTPADIYEIEGANHRLGLQWLFQKAGRDFEPEMYENVLQRKIEIFNSIADVKAFDGMADCLSALKNNFRLAVVTGSERATVESFMDQFFPGVFDVVVSGEDVHYGKPYPEPYLKAVEMLGIAKDECIVIENAPMGVESAKKAGLYCVGVPTYVSPEKLSEADLILEDHTILQNYLYNILEGQDS, from the coding sequence ATGCTACGTTCCCTTATTTTTGACATGGACGGTGTACTTGTCGATTCCATGATGTACCATGCACAGGCGTGGATACAGGTTTCAAGTGAGGTTGGTGTCAATGTCACGCCTGCAGATATATATGAGATCGAAGGTGCCAATCACAGGCTTGGTCTGCAGTGGCTCTTCCAAAAAGCTGGCAGGGATTTTGAGCCGGAGATGTATGAAAATGTTCTTCAAAGGAAAATTGAGATTTTTAATAGCATTGCCGATGTGAAAGCATTTGATGGTATGGCAGATTGTCTCAGTGCCCTAAAGAATAATTTCAGGCTGGCGGTTGTCACAGGTTCTGAGCGGGCTACAGTTGAATCTTTCATGGACCAGTTCTTTCCGGGCGTCTTTGATGTTGTGGTCTCTGGTGAGGATGTACACTATGGAAAGCCGTATCCTGAACCTTACCTTAAAGCTGTTGAGATGCTTGGTATTGCAAAGGACGAGTGCATTGTAATAGAGAATGCACCCATGGGCGTTGAATCTGCAAAAAAGGCAGGTCTTTACTGTGTAGGTGTGCCAACGTATGTATCTCCTGAGAAGTTATCTGAGGCAGACCTAATATTGGAGGACCACACAATACTGCAGAACTATCTCTATAATATTCTTGAAGGCCAGGATTCGTAA
- a CDS encoding YigZ family protein: MPSHRTLKENGHSQQDFKNSTFIAYAVPVKDECEAKDFINLIKNKHSDANHNVSAYLINSDNVLAMKYDDDGEPAGSSGKPVFKVLEMKELSNVAVVVSRYFGGVKLGFGGLARAYRETAIEAIESAGIIEVHETTSIHIDSYYSDIDTITKLMPEYGTIKKTDYSDVVQFTLEVYSEFKDEFIEKVIDVTKNRVTIK, encoded by the coding sequence TTGCCAAGTCATAGGACATTGAAAGAAAACGGCCATTCGCAGCAGGATTTCAAGAACTCGACCTTTATTGCTTACGCAGTTCCTGTAAAGGATGAATGTGAAGCGAAGGACTTCATCAATCTAATCAAAAATAAACATAGTGATGCGAATCACAACGTTTCTGCATACCTCATAAATTCAGACAACGTGCTTGCGATGAAGTATGATGATGACGGGGAACCTGCCGGAAGTTCGGGAAAACCAGTATTCAAAGTTCTGGAGATGAAGGAGCTAAGCAATGTAGCTGTGGTCGTGAGCAGATATTTTGGCGGCGTTAAACTGGGTTTTGGAGGACTTGCCAGAGCATACAGGGAAACCGCAATCGAAGCCATAGAGAGTGCCGGAATTATAGAGGTCCATGAAACGACAAGCATACACATAGATTCATATTATTCGGACATTGACACTATCACCAAGCTGATGCCTGAATATGGAACAATTAAGAAAACTGATTACTCTGATGTTGTGCAGTTTACATTGGAGGTTTATTCAGAGTTCAAAGATGAATTTATAGAAAAGGTTATCGATGTAACTAAGAACAGGGTTACTATTAAATAA